The Streptomyces hundungensis genome contains the following window.
GGGTCACGACTTGCCTCCTGCGAGGAGCTTCTGGACGGCCGGGTCGGTGAGGCCGAGGAGGACCGCGGGCCAGAGCCCGGCGAGGACGGTGAGCGCGACGAGCGGGCTCCAGGCGGCGAACTCGTACCCCTGGACGTCGGCGAGCGGGGGGCCCTCGGCCGGCTTGTCGCCCATGCAGACCCTGCGCACCACGACCAGCAGATAGGCCGCGGTGAGCAGGGTGCCGAGGGCGGCGATCGCCACGAAGGTGAGGAAGGCGGGGCGGCTGAGTCCGGCCGCCGGGTGGAAGGCGCCGAACATGGCGAGCATCTCGCCCCAGAACCCGCCGAGTCCGGGCAGTCCGAGGGAGGCGACGGCGGCGAAGGCGAGCAGGCCGCCCAGGCGCGGGGCCCGGCCGTAGAGGGCGGCTCCGGTCACGCCGGCCAGGGTGTCGAGGTCGGCGGTGCCGTAGCGGTCCTTGAGGGCGCCGACCAGGAAGAACAGCAGGCCGGTGATGAGGCCGTGGGCGATGTTGGCGAACAGCGCGCCGTTCACGCCGGTGGGGGTCATCGACGCGATGCCGAGCAGCACGAAGCCCATGTGGCCGACGGAGGAGTACGCGATGAGCCGCTTCAGGTCGCCCTTGTTGCCCTGCTTGGCGAGGGCGAGACAGGCCAGCGAACCGTAGATGATCCCGGCGACGGCGAAGGCCGCCAGATAGGGCGCGAAGGTGTGCATGCCGTGCGGCGCGATCGGCAGCGCGATGCGGACGAACCCGTAGGTGCCCATCTTCAGGAGCACACCGGCGAGCAGCACCGAGCCGACGGTCGGGGCTGCGGTGTGGGCGTCCGGGAGCCAGCTGTGCAGCGGGAACATCGGGGTCTTGACCGCGAGCCCGATCCCGATCGCCAGAACGGCGACGACCTGCACGGATGTGGTCAGCCCACGGCCGTTGTCAGTGGCGAGTGCCACCATGTCGAACGTGCCCGCCTTCAGGCCGATGAGGAGCAGGCCGAGCAGCATGACGACGGAACCGAGCAGGGTGTAGAGGATGAACTTCCAGGCGGCGGCCTGCCTTTGGGCCCCGCCCCAGCGGGCGATCAGGAAGTACATCGGGATGAGCACCGTCTCGAACGCGAGGAAGAACAGCACGAGATCGAGGACGGCGAAGGTGGCGAGGGTGCCGGCTTCCAGGACGAGCAGGAGCGCGACGAACGCCTTCGGGGACGGGCCCGCGGGCATCTTGAAGTAGCTGTACAGCGCGCAGAGGAAGGTCAGCAGCGCGGTCAGGACGAGGAGGGGGAGTGAGATGCCGTCGGTGCCGAGGTGGATGTGGACGTTGAGCGCCGGGATCCACTGGATGTCCGTGGTGGCCTGCATCGTGGACGGGTGGCCGTGGTCGAAGCCGAGCGCGAGGACGATCGCGGCGAGCAGGATCACCCCGGTCACGGTCACGCCGTGGCGCAGCACGGCCTGTTCGGGGCTCCTGCCCCTGAGCCCGGGCGGGGCGGGCAGCAGCGCCGCCACCGCGCCGACGAGAGGCCCGACGACGATGAACGCCAGAAGGAACTGCATCACGGACTCGCTGATATCGATCACGGCTCAGGACCCCGCGGTGACGTTGGCAAGGACGACCACGGCGGCCGCCAGGACGAGTGAGCCGGCGAGCAGCGCGCCGAGGTAGCTCTGCACATTGCCGGTCTGGGCGCGGCGCACGGCCCGCCCGAGCAGCCGCGGCACCGCGCTCGCACCGCTGACGTACGTCTCGACGACCTCGCGGTCCAGGAAGCGGACCAGGGTGGCCGCCGCGAGCACCGGGCGGACGAACAGGGTGTGGTAGACGGCGTC
Protein-coding sequences here:
- a CDS encoding complex I subunit 4 family protein, which produces MIDISESVMQFLLAFIVVGPLVGAVAALLPAPPGLRGRSPEQAVLRHGVTVTGVILLAAIVLALGFDHGHPSTMQATTDIQWIPALNVHIHLGTDGISLPLLVLTALLTFLCALYSYFKMPAGPSPKAFVALLLVLEAGTLATFAVLDLVLFFLAFETVLIPMYFLIARWGGAQRQAAAWKFILYTLLGSVVMLLGLLLIGLKAGTFDMVALATDNGRGLTTSVQVVAVLAIGIGLAVKTPMFPLHSWLPDAHTAAPTVGSVLLAGVLLKMGTYGFVRIALPIAPHGMHTFAPYLAAFAVAGIIYGSLACLALAKQGNKGDLKRLIAYSSVGHMGFVLLGIASMTPTGVNGALFANIAHGLITGLLFFLVGALKDRYGTADLDTLAGVTGAALYGRAPRLGGLLAFAAVASLGLPGLGGFWGEMLAMFGAFHPAAGLSRPAFLTFVAIAALGTLLTAAYLLVVVRRVCMGDKPAEGPPLADVQGYEFAAWSPLVALTVLAGLWPAVLLGLTDPAVQKLLAGGKS